The following are encoded in a window of Harmonia axyridis chromosome 7, icHarAxyr1.1, whole genome shotgun sequence genomic DNA:
- the LOC123684878 gene encoding gastrula zinc finger protein XlCGF57.1-like isoform X1 has product MALSFHFNQPEKLCRACLKEGLEFISLRNDLKIIFNTCTGILIDENDKLPNSLCIDCHSEIIRNYNFRELCRKSDAILHENLKYKLDDFVINIQDIVDECLSEDIVMLKIDGDPIVTSHDISNITENINSSTDFLNQTYNELPEQEITLTKQLTELKNVSHEESSHAPNIQNNSNEQATEKVGTRKVARNQKNNFSHICPICREGFYSQNDLNIHNIAHPDDDESFCTLCKKTCIDLKALRRHVRIHMEQKKFPCQFCSKTFSESGSLTRHVRKHNGEKKHFCSSCGKGFYESGRLKEHMRMHSGEKPVQCDRCLKSFATMNGLKSHMKSHTDERKYVCDICNKSFQHSFVLTKHLRVHSGEKPYSCKICGRSFSQSHYVTIHMRQHTGELPYTCEVCSKGFTQNHHLEIHSRVHSGYKPYICATCGKSFARSGDLHKHNRIHTGEKPFVCGLCPKSYVTSSHLKVHMRMHNNERNFVCTHCGSSFFEKRTLRVHLRKHTGEQPYKCTICNKSFSQSGALSVHRKKHSISSSEPGIDNHPTVINNL; this is encoded by the exons ATGGCATTATCTTTTCATTTTAATCAGCCAGAAAAATTATGTAGGGCTTGTCTGAAAGAAGGGTTGGAGTTCATTTCTTTGCGGAATgacttaaaaataatttttaatacttGTACAGGTATCTTG ATTGACGAAAACGATAAATTGCCCAACAGCCTCTGCATAGATTGTCATTCAGAAATAATAAGGAATTACAACTTTCGAGAACTATGTAGGAAATCAGATGCAATATTGcatgaaaatttgaagtataAATTGGATGACTTTGTTATCAACATTCAGGATATAGTGGACGAATGTTTATCTGAAGATATTGTAATGCTAAAAATAGATGGAGATCCAATAGTTACATCTCATGATATCTCAAATATCACTGAAAATATTAACAGTAGTACAGATTTTCTTAATCAAACATATAACGAATTACCAGAACAAGAAATCACTTTGACAAAGCAACTTACAGAATTGAAGAATGTATCACATGAAGAGAGTTCTCATGCTCCAAATATACAAAATAATTCCAATGAGCAAGCCACAGAAAAAGTAGGAACTCGTAAAGTTGCTCGTAACCAaaagaacaatttttcacaCATCTGCCCAATATGTAGAGAAG GGTTTTATTCCCAAAATGACCTTAATATTCACAATATAGCCCATCCAGATGATGATGAGTCTTTTTGTACCTTATGCAAGAAAACTTGTATTGACTTAAAGGCTCTAAGAAGGCATGTGAGAATTCACatggaacaaaaaaaatttccatgtcagtTCTGCAGCAAGACTTTTTCTGAGTCTGGAAGTCTTACAAGACATGTTAGAAAGCATAATGGAGAGAAAAAACATTTCTGTTCATCATGTGGAAAAGGCTTCTATGAATCTGGTAGGTTAAAAGAGCACATGAGAATGCACTCTGGGGAGAAGCCTGTGCAATGTGATAGATGTTTAAAATCTTTTGCAACAATGAATGGCCTGAAAAGCCATATGAAATCTCATACAGATGAAAGGAAATATGTGTGTGATATATGTAACAAGTCTTTTCAACATTCCTTTGTTTTAACCAAACATTTGAGGGTTCATAGTGGAGAAAAGCCATATAGCTGTAAAATCTGTGGTAGGTCTTTCTCTCAG AGTCACTATGTTACCATTCACATGAGACAGCATACAGGTGAATTACCTTATACCTGTGAAGTTTGTTCTAAAGGATTTACCCAGAATCATCATTTGGAAATACATTCACGAGTTCATTCCGGATATAAACCTTATATTTGTGCA ACCTGTGGAAAATCCTTTGCTCGTTCTGGAGACCTACACAAGCACAATCGTATCCATACTGGAGAAAAACCTTTTGTGTGTGGCTTATGTCCAAAAAGTTATGTGACATCCAGCCATTTGAAGGTACATATGAGAATGCATAATAATGAAAGGAATTTTGTCTGCACCCATTGTGGTTCAAGTTTCTTCGAAAAACGAACATTGAGAGTTCACTTACGAAAACATACAGGAGAGCAACCTTACAAATGCACAATAtgcaataaatcattttctcaaTCTGGAGCACTGAGTGTTCATAGGAAGAAACATAGTATATCATCTTCAGAGCCTGGGATAGACAACCACCCTActgttataaataatttataa
- the LOC123684881 gene encoding intraflagellar transport protein 43 homolog isoform X2 — MNFNQNTSIDLSGREEIKLRMSSETAGSTDNETSEPFVVTRRKGGWADEGTKSAKTSRSTTFFEQKRFQDEKQDSDDDIPVIPDIDDLPYDSPNLQDVNIPNVSVKKATYKEIDKDNKLENLKIGDANFGNIGDIDLTLLTNKLYPEFEVKNIDEEWTLNSLALDLARNLEKL; from the exons ATGAATTTCAATCAGAATACTAGCATAGATTTATCAG GAAGAGAAGAAATTAAATTAAGAATGTCATCTGAAACTGCAGGTAGTACTGACAACGAAACATCTGAACCGTTCGTGGTAACAAGAAGAAAAGGCGGCTGGGCAGATGAAGGAACCAAATCCGCTAAAAC gtccaGATCTACCACTTTCTTTGAACA GAAGAGGTTCCAAGATGAGAAACAAGACTCTGATGATGATATCCCTGTAATTCCAGATATTGATGATTTACCATATGATTCTCCAAATTTACAAGATGTTAATATACCTAA TGTTTCAGTCAAAAAAGCAACATATAAAGAAATAGATAAAGACAATAAACTAGAAAACCTTAAAATTGGTGATGCAAATTTTGGCAATATTGGAGATATCGATTTGACCCTCTTAACAAATAAACTGTATCCTGAATTTGAggtgaaaaatattgatgaagaaTGGACCCTGAATAGCCTTGCATTAGATTTGGCCAGAAACCTAGAAAAGCTTTAA
- the LOC123684878 gene encoding zinc finger protein 501-like isoform X2: MLKIDGDPIVTSHDISNITENINSSTDFLNQTYNELPEQEITLTKQLTELKNVSHEESSHAPNIQNNSNEQATEKVGTRKVARNQKNNFSHICPICREGFYSQNDLNIHNIAHPDDDESFCTLCKKTCIDLKALRRHVRIHMEQKKFPCQFCSKTFSESGSLTRHVRKHNGEKKHFCSSCGKGFYESGRLKEHMRMHSGEKPVQCDRCLKSFATMNGLKSHMKSHTDERKYVCDICNKSFQHSFVLTKHLRVHSGEKPYSCKICGRSFSQSHYVTIHMRQHTGELPYTCEVCSKGFTQNHHLEIHSRVHSGYKPYICATCGKSFARSGDLHKHNRIHTGEKPFVCGLCPKSYVTSSHLKVHMRMHNNERNFVCTHCGSSFFEKRTLRVHLRKHTGEQPYKCTICNKSFSQSGALSVHRKKHSISSSEPGIDNHPTVINNL, translated from the exons ATGCTAAAAATAGATGGAGATCCAATAGTTACATCTCATGATATCTCAAATATCACTGAAAATATTAACAGTAGTACAGATTTTCTTAATCAAACATATAACGAATTACCAGAACAAGAAATCACTTTGACAAAGCAACTTACAGAATTGAAGAATGTATCACATGAAGAGAGTTCTCATGCTCCAAATATACAAAATAATTCCAATGAGCAAGCCACAGAAAAAGTAGGAACTCGTAAAGTTGCTCGTAACCAaaagaacaatttttcacaCATCTGCCCAATATGTAGAGAAG GGTTTTATTCCCAAAATGACCTTAATATTCACAATATAGCCCATCCAGATGATGATGAGTCTTTTTGTACCTTATGCAAGAAAACTTGTATTGACTTAAAGGCTCTAAGAAGGCATGTGAGAATTCACatggaacaaaaaaaatttccatgtcagtTCTGCAGCAAGACTTTTTCTGAGTCTGGAAGTCTTACAAGACATGTTAGAAAGCATAATGGAGAGAAAAAACATTTCTGTTCATCATGTGGAAAAGGCTTCTATGAATCTGGTAGGTTAAAAGAGCACATGAGAATGCACTCTGGGGAGAAGCCTGTGCAATGTGATAGATGTTTAAAATCTTTTGCAACAATGAATGGCCTGAAAAGCCATATGAAATCTCATACAGATGAAAGGAAATATGTGTGTGATATATGTAACAAGTCTTTTCAACATTCCTTTGTTTTAACCAAACATTTGAGGGTTCATAGTGGAGAAAAGCCATATAGCTGTAAAATCTGTGGTAGGTCTTTCTCTCAG AGTCACTATGTTACCATTCACATGAGACAGCATACAGGTGAATTACCTTATACCTGTGAAGTTTGTTCTAAAGGATTTACCCAGAATCATCATTTGGAAATACATTCACGAGTTCATTCCGGATATAAACCTTATATTTGTGCA ACCTGTGGAAAATCCTTTGCTCGTTCTGGAGACCTACACAAGCACAATCGTATCCATACTGGAGAAAAACCTTTTGTGTGTGGCTTATGTCCAAAAAGTTATGTGACATCCAGCCATTTGAAGGTACATATGAGAATGCATAATAATGAAAGGAATTTTGTCTGCACCCATTGTGGTTCAAGTTTCTTCGAAAAACGAACATTGAGAGTTCACTTACGAAAACATACAGGAGAGCAACCTTACAAATGCACAATAtgcaataaatcattttctcaaTCTGGAGCACTGAGTGTTCATAGGAAGAAACATAGTATATCATCTTCAGAGCCTGGGATAGACAACCACCCTActgttataaataatttataa
- the LOC123684881 gene encoding intraflagellar transport protein 43 homolog isoform X1 yields MNFNQNTSIDLSVGREEIKLRMSSETAGSTDNETSEPFVVTRRKGGWADEGTKSAKTSRSTTFFEQKRFQDEKQDSDDDIPVIPDIDDLPYDSPNLQDVNIPNVSVKKATYKEIDKDNKLENLKIGDANFGNIGDIDLTLLTNKLYPEFEVKNIDEEWTLNSLALDLARNLEKL; encoded by the exons ATGAATTTCAATCAGAATACTAGCATAGATTTATCAG TAGGAAGAGAAGAAATTAAATTAAGAATGTCATCTGAAACTGCAGGTAGTACTGACAACGAAACATCTGAACCGTTCGTGGTAACAAGAAGAAAAGGCGGCTGGGCAGATGAAGGAACCAAATCCGCTAAAAC gtccaGATCTACCACTTTCTTTGAACA GAAGAGGTTCCAAGATGAGAAACAAGACTCTGATGATGATATCCCTGTAATTCCAGATATTGATGATTTACCATATGATTCTCCAAATTTACAAGATGTTAATATACCTAA TGTTTCAGTCAAAAAAGCAACATATAAAGAAATAGATAAAGACAATAAACTAGAAAACCTTAAAATTGGTGATGCAAATTTTGGCAATATTGGAGATATCGATTTGACCCTCTTAACAAATAAACTGTATCCTGAATTTGAggtgaaaaatattgatgaagaaTGGACCCTGAATAGCCTTGCATTAGATTTGGCCAGAAACCTAGAAAAGCTTTAA
- the LOC123684881 gene encoding intraflagellar transport protein 43 homolog isoform X3, with the protein MNFNQNTSIDLSGSTDNETSEPFVVTRRKGGWADEGTKSAKTSRSTTFFEQKRFQDEKQDSDDDIPVIPDIDDLPYDSPNLQDVNIPNVSVKKATYKEIDKDNKLENLKIGDANFGNIGDIDLTLLTNKLYPEFEVKNIDEEWTLNSLALDLARNLEKL; encoded by the exons ATGAATTTCAATCAGAATACTAGCATAGATTTATCAG GTAGTACTGACAACGAAACATCTGAACCGTTCGTGGTAACAAGAAGAAAAGGCGGCTGGGCAGATGAAGGAACCAAATCCGCTAAAAC gtccaGATCTACCACTTTCTTTGAACA GAAGAGGTTCCAAGATGAGAAACAAGACTCTGATGATGATATCCCTGTAATTCCAGATATTGATGATTTACCATATGATTCTCCAAATTTACAAGATGTTAATATACCTAA TGTTTCAGTCAAAAAAGCAACATATAAAGAAATAGATAAAGACAATAAACTAGAAAACCTTAAAATTGGTGATGCAAATTTTGGCAATATTGGAGATATCGATTTGACCCTCTTAACAAATAAACTGTATCCTGAATTTGAggtgaaaaatattgatgaagaaTGGACCCTGAATAGCCTTGCATTAGATTTGGCCAGAAACCTAGAAAAGCTTTAA